The following DNA comes from Tunturibacter psychrotolerans.
TTGGCTGGCCTCGGCTGCGGTGGTGTCGCCGATCCGCAGGATAGCGGCCTCTATTGCGTTCTTCGGACAAGGCAATCTTCCAAATTGCCGATGAATGGGCACCAATAAAATATCGAGACAATCGCGATTTTTAGAGGCTTACGAGTGCGAGGTTCAACTAATCTGTTTGTCGGCGCAATCCAAGAATGAAGTAGTTCCCGGCAAGCCAGCCACTCGGAGGACGCCCGGCTAAATTGGCATATTGCCAGGATGCAACTCTATCGGTCAACTGCCTGAGACTAGACGTTGTTGGCACTGTCACCGCCGGTTACATCGTAGGTTGCGCCTGAAACCATTCGCGCCGCGTCAGACGCAAGGAACACGACGACTGGGGCCATCTCTGACGGATCGATCCACGGCACACCCAGAATTGATTTGCTCTGCAGCACCTTACGAGCCGCTTCTTCATCCAAGGCTTTGTCGCCCGATGGCGTGCGCCCCGCCACCTGCAAAGCTTGCTCATATCGTTCCTCATGGCGCGTGAGCGGCGTATCGATGAGTCCTGGCACAAGGCAGTTCACGGTGACGCCATGCGGCCCCAGTTCCATCGCTGCAGACTTCATCAAGCCAATGATGCCCCATTTCGATGCCGAATAAGCGGAACCGTTCAACGTGCCATGTCGCCCCTGAGTTGATGTAGTCATGATGATCCGGCCGTGTGCCTGCTGCACCATATACGGCGCAAAGGCACGAAGAGCATTGGCTGTGCCCGTCAGATTGACATCGATCTGGATGTGCCAATCGGCGTCTTCCATCAGAAGTAACGGACGGAACGCCTGGATACCAGCATTGGCGAACAAGATGTCAATGTGGCCAAACTCAGCGTTGATCTTGTCTGCGGCTATGCGCAGTGCGGGAAGGTCGCGCTGGTCCAGCACAAAGCTCCTCCACTGAACTCCTTCGCTCCTAACCATTTCACCAGTCTGATCGAGTTCAGCACGACTTGCTGGCTCCACTCCCGAACGCGGATCGACAACGGCACAGATATCGATTCCAACCACGTTAGCTCCGCTATGCGCCAAGGCTACCGCCGCAGCGCGTCCAATCCCGCGTGCCGCTCCAGTCACTACAGCCACTCTGCCATTGAGAATGCGTCCCCAAGGCTCTGTCTTCGCCTGTGCCATCTGCCCCTCCATATTTCCTGTTAGTGAAACCGCGCTCAGCGCTGCTGACCCGCCTGCCAGAAAAAATCTGCGAGATACGTTTGCCTTAACCGACCCTTGTTTTTCATCTGATTGCATAAGCGCCTCCACTGTTCTTCATTAACAGTTTGGACGAGCAGAGACTGCTTAGCTTTCTCGAAAAGCGCGTAATTCTGGATTCTTGAGGTGTACTTGCAACGCTTCCCACGGACGATGGCCGCGTATAAGAACTACGAGTGAGAAGCGGTGAGTGATGACCGGAAGCGCCCTGGCGTCATGCCTACCAGCTTGCGAAACGTCGTGATGAACTGGCTCTGGCTTGAGAAGCCACATTGCATCGATACCTCAATGAGCGGTACATCACCTTTCTTCAGAAGTTCCTGTGCGCAGGCGATGCGGCGATGATTGACGTATTGATGCGGTGTGAATCCGGTGGACTCGCGAAATAGGACCGCGAAGTGTTGCGGGCTCAATCCAGCTACGTCTGCAAGCGACTGAATGGAGAGATCGCGTTCTAGGTCCGCTTCGATGTACTCCCGCACGCGATGTTCGCGGGCGGGCCCCAAACCTCCTGTCGCATAAGCCGCCTCGCCCTCTCGTACGCTGTAGGCACGGAGTATCCGCACGCAGAGCGTCGTGACTGCTGCGCTCGCCACCGCAGCATTTAGATGACCATCGACTGACTCGAGATAAAGCGAACGAGCGAGTTCCTCAATCAACAAATCTCGGACCAGATAGGTAGGCTGAAGCTCCAAAGAGTCCTGCTGCAAGACATCTGAGGCAAGACGTAGCAGAAACTCCTCACGAATGTAGATGTGAATCAACGTTGCCCGCCGCTGCCAGAGTGTCTTGTGCGGAATACGCGCGGGGATCACGCTGACTGCGTTCCCGATAAATTCCTTGCTTTGGCGAAGCATCCCCGTTGCACGCCACTCCGCATGCATATGCGCAGGCTCAAGGCCTACGGTTACCTGCAAGCAGTCGTGCACATGCTCCTGCCACGTACTGCGCGGCTGTTTGGCCGCGTAAACGCTAAAGCCGTCTCCATCAAACCAAAAATGATCCTCGGGGAGCGGTTCGTTCGCTCCAACCAGAATCATTCGTTCCTGCGATAACTGTGTCACGCGTTCGATCGGCTCCTAACCCGCCGGATGATCCCAGTCTAAAGAATCCAAAAGACCCGTGGAAATCAAAGATACAGGATCACTCGGCGGCAGCCAGACTATATCTGAGATTGCCCGATGTAATCAACGACTGCACCTCGTGCAAAAGGAGAACACATGAACAACGCAACTACCGAAAAGGTGATCCCGACTATTGCTCTCACGGAGGGTGCCGAGATCTTTGAGTACAGTAAAGCAGCTGACCCAATCTCTTCTGGAGCGACGCCGCGCATCCCAGTCAAGACGTTCTCGCCTGAACTGTATGCTTCCGGCGAGACACGTGTTGTTCCACTCGATCTGAGCGAAGAGTTGAAGACCGACTATCCTGTGACGGGCCCTAGTGTGCTGGCAAGCTTCGTTCGCATCAAGTCTGGCGAGTCGATCACCACTTCAGCTGATGCCACCAGCGAGTTCTTCTACGTCATCAAAGGCAAGGGCCATACCGAAATCCAGCAGGGCGCCATCGAGTGGAACGAAGGCGACATCTTTGCGTTGCCCGGCGTAGCTGCTGCAGTGCACCATGCTGACGCGGACACTGCTTTCTACATGGTCAACGACTCTCCTCTGCTCGCGTATCTTGGTGTGGAAAAGTCAAGGAACCGCTTCCAGCCGACGCTGTACACGCGTGTCATGATCATGACCGAGTTGGAGAGGGCCAAGAACGATCCAAACGCAGGCAAGCGCAGCCGTGTCAGCGTGCTGCTGGCAAACAAAAACTTCGGCCAGACGCTCACCATCACACATACGTTATGGTCCATGTTCGGCATTGTGCCTCCAGGTACGCGGCAGCTCCCGCACCGTCATCAGTCCGTTGCGCTCGATTTCGCGGTAGAAGCCAAGCCCGGCGTATACACCCTGATCGGACCAGAACTGAATCCGGACGGCTCTATCAAAGACGCTATCCGCGTGGACTGGGTGAAGGGTGCTGCGTTCGTAACACCAGCCGGCTACTGGCATGAGCACGTCAACGAGTCTGGTGCCGACGCCTATGTGATGCCAATCCAGGATGCCGGTTTGCATTCCTACCTGCGCACCCTGGACATCCAGTTCTATCTCGAAGACTGATCCCTTGTTCAGTATTCGGCCTTCTCGCCCTTTGCAGGGACTGAGGTTGGAACGCCTGGGGTGCCCGCATAGGTGATGAGGAGAATGGTGGGTTCGTCACCCGACTCGCCCCGATGCACATCGTCCACTGACTCGCCTACCGCTTGTCCCTGATGAACAACCAGCGTCTTGCCGGTCGCCTTGTCATGCAGCGTAAGCGTGCCTGAAAGCACGTAAACGACATTTGGGAATGGATGCGTGTGCCATGGCAGGGCAGTGTGTGGTGCTATGGTTAGCTTGATCGTCGTGAGTTGTGGCTGACCCGTCGGGTAGTGTGTGTACGGCTTGCCGTTCCATGATTCGGTCGTTTGCAATAGGATCTCGCGTTTACCGCTTGCAACACTATTCGCGCCGGTTTGAGCGAGTACGGCCGTCAGCGATGCTATGGTGACGGCAGTAATTCCAATGGTGCGGTATTTAGAAATCATGTCGGTCATCTCCCTCTGGATTGCCTGTTCTAAACTCAGCATGGTCTCGCTATTTGCCGGTATAAGACACGCGCCAAACGCTGCGAGAGCCGTCATCTGTAACGTAGAGAGCGCCATCATGCCCCACGGCGACTCCCACCGGCCGGCCCCAGACCTGCCCATCCGCAGTGACAAAGCCGGTAAGAAAATCCTCGTATTCGCCGGTGGCTCTGCCGTCCTTCATGGGAATCCGGATCACCTCGTAGCCTCCGCGATTCGCACGATTCCACGACCCGTGTTCAGATGCGAATCCGTCACCGTCGTATTGGGATGGGAACATGGATTGACTGGTAGGGTAAAACGTCATTCCTAGCGATGCCATATGAGGTTGAACCAGTACATCTGGCGTAATGACTTTGGATTTGAGTTCAGGATGAGTGCCCATAAGTCGTGGGTCCTGATGCCCTCCCATATAGAACCAGGGCCAGCCATAGAAGCCGCCTTCTTTGACTGAAGTCACATAGTCTGGAACAAGATTGTTCCCCAGGGCGTCACGTTCATTTGTCGAACACCAGAGCTGACCCGTAATAGAGTTGACCGCCTCACCGACACAGTTACGAATACCGTAGGCGTACACCTCGACAAATTTTCCCTCAGGGGTGTACTCAAGGACATCCGCCCGATGGAACTCTCCAGGATGGGTGTCGGGATCGTCTGCATTCGATCCACTTCCCACAGACACCAGCATATGCTTTCCGTCGGCAGAGAAGACGACGTCTCGCGTCCAATGGCCGCCACCACGAAGTTGAGCGTAGCCAGGAAGATCAGGCACGATTGTCTCGGGCGCGTGGGCGGCCTTAAGATCGCCGGACTTGTAGGAGAATCGAACCACGGTCGTTGCGTTTCCTATGTAGATCCATTGGGGATTCGCGCCCGCGGGATAAAACGCAATGCCAAAGGGATGATCGAGACCCGTAGCGTAGGTGCTGATAGTGGCTGCCTTACCTGCCTCCGTAACGCCGCGCAGCACCAGAACAGAGCCGGCCTGCGAGTCCGCTACGAAGAGATCGCCATTGGGTGCAGCGTGGATGATGCGAGGCATCACGAAGGTGCCAGAGGTAGGCGAGTGTATCTCTTTCTTGTTTTCGGACCGCTGCATAGGTGTGGCTGCGTCGCCGCCCGCATACAGCTGGACCGTAAAACCGGTTGGGGCGATGGGCCACGCGCCATCTGGCCTTTGAACGAGAGTGGGACCGTTGTCTACAGACTCAGACGGCTTCGGCTCTGGCAGGTCCGCCACTGTGATCTTTCGCCGGATGCCTGGCTTCTGCTGCGTGTAGTCGGCAAACGCGGCCTGACCGGTGATCGTCTGCTGGGCATGGAGCGCAGAAGGAAGTAGGGCGGTGAAGGCGATAGGGGCTAATGCGTGGAACTTTGCGAAGCGTGAAGGTCTCATAATTCTCATCTCCAGATCCGTATTTTGGCTACAGTCGATCATGCAGCGGTTTAGCAAGTCGCCCCTAACGCTCTTGGGACCACCCTAACCACGTAGACTCGCGGGAGGATGGCTTACAGCAGCCAACTTGTCATACGCGGCCTGAGGAAGTTCAACACCAGCAGCAGCAATATTCTCTTCCAGATGCTTGACCGAGGAGGTTCCGGGGATCGGCAGGATCACTTTCGTCCGTTTGAGTAGCCAGGCCAATGCGATCTGCAAAGGAGTTGCATCAAGATCCTTTGCAACTTTCTTGATTGCGTCATGTGCCTCCTTCGCTTGACCGAGCGGAGCCCACGGAAGAAAAGCGATCTTGTTCTGCTCGCAATAGTCAACAATAAAGTCCGACTCCCGATCAGCGAAGCTATAGCGATTCTGCACAGAGACAATCGGTACGATCACGCGGGCTCTCTCTACATGTTCGCGCGTCACATTCGAGAGCGCAACGTGGCGAATCTTACCTTGCTCGCGCAGTCTGGCCAGTGCTTCTATCGACGCCTCGAAGGACACGGCATTATCGGGAGCGTGCAGTTGATAGACGTCGATCCGGTCCAGTCGCAGCCGCTTCAGACTGCCCTCAAGTGCCTCGGTGAGATGTTTTGGACTGGCGTTATGCGTCCATTGGCCAGGTCCGGGGCGCTCCCATCCACCCTTGGTTGCAATCACCAAACCATTTGAATATGGGTAGAGTGCTTCTGCGATCAACTCTTCGGATGTGCCAGGCCCGTAGGAGTCGGCCGTGTCGATCAGGTCTACTCCGAGTTCAATCGCCCGCCGAAGGGTCGCAACCGCATCAGCCTTATCCACGGGAGGTCCCCACACGCCTGCTCCTGTGATCCGCATCGCCCCATATCCCATCCGATTGACCGTAAGATCACCACCGATTGTGAACGTGCCTGCTGCTGCGGCTGTGAGGGTCTGTTGGTTATTCATAATGAATGCTCCTTTTATGTTGAGACTTTGAAATGGTTGGAAAGCCCTGATGCCTGCACTCAGGCGGGCACAGGCGCATTTTGTTCGATCAGATTCTTAGCCTTTAGATCAGCCCAGAACTCGGCAGGAACCTTCGTTTGCATGGAGGTGTAATCCGCAAGAATCTGTTGCTCGCTGCTGGCGCCTACAACCAGGGCGGCAGCAATGTCAGGCGCTGCAGAGAATTGAAGCGCGGCAGTCCGGAGGTCGACTCCATGGTTACTAGCAACATCGCGAAGCTTCGTGCGTTTTTCAAGAAACGCCGACGGAATCCGGTATGACTCTTTCCCATAGTTGTAACGGGGACTTCCCGATATAAACCCTGCATTGAGTGATGACCCAATCACGAAAGACACATTCTTAGCTTTGGCTGCTGGAAACAATTGATCCAGTGCGTTCTTGTGGTCGATCAGAGAATACTGCGAGGCCAAAAGACATACATCCGGATCTGCAACTTCGAGGAGTCGCATTATCGGCTCAGGTGTGTTGACGCCAATTCCCCAGCCTTTGATCAAACCTTCTTCCCGCATACGAGTGAGTTCAGGAAATGCACCCTTTCGCGCGATTTCGAACTGCTCCTGCCACGGAGTCGGAAGATATTTGTTATCCGACGAGAGGTCATGTACGAAGGCAATATCCAGGCTGTCAATCCCGAGCCTTTGCAGGCTGTCCTCGATCGAACGCCGCACGCCAGACGCCGTGTAATCGTAAGTCACATCGTTCGGGGAGGGGGAAAAGGGGAAATATCCGTTTTTCTTCGCGGTCTTCGACGCTTTGAGCAGTTTGCCAACTTTCGAGGAAACGACAAATTCTTTTCGACTCTTGTTGTGAAGAAAGTTTCCGAATCTGCGCTCCGCCAAACCGAGTCCGTACCACGGAGCCATGTCGTAGTAGCGAACCCCGGCGCTCCACGCGGCCTCAATCGTTGCATACGCATCATCGTCGGTAACAACGGCAAACTCATTCCCGAGCGGAACACCTCCGATCCCGAACCTGAAGGCCGGCTTATAGTGCCCATCATCGTCGCTGTTGAAAGCCTGCTCCAGGCTGTCAACTTCAAACAACTGCGATGCGCTTGAGGCAGAGCCTAAAATGGCTGCTGCAGCCACCATGGCCGATCCTTTGACGCTGCGGCTCAAGAAATCTCTTCTCGTATTCATTGGCGTTTCCTCTCTAGCGGTGTCGGGTCAGTAGACGTCCAGAAATCGTCAGGCAAATTGACAACGATCGGCTCCGGCGTACTTCGCACAACCACCCATCGAAACGGACGTTCCTTCGAAGGATTGAGTTCCTGATGTGGCAACCAACTCGGCACATGCAGAAAATCGCCCGCACCAACAGTTAATGAGTATTCCCCAGTGTCTCCCCAGCGCACACAGGCCTCTCCCTCAAGCACGTAAACGACGGTGTCCTGTTCGCCGTGGTGGTGGATGTCTGTCTTACCCGAAGGCTCGACCACAAATATGCCTGCCCAAAGCGAGGAGACAATGCCATTCATTGCTGCAATGGCGGACATCCTCACCGATCCTGGCGTCTGCTGTGTTTCGCTGCTCAGTCCAGCGGGGTGCACAACGCTGATCATCGGATTTGATCTCGGCTGAGATCCCATCCGAATAGCGACTCCCCTCTGCATAGCAAGCGGGTCAGTTATCGGGCAAGTGAGCGAATCGTTGAGTTTGCTTCCCATGTGGTCTCCAGGTGGCATGGTCTTGCCTAGGCGAGCTAAGGTACTGTACAGTACATTACAGATAAGATGCACTCAGCAACAACTTCGTCGCACCATTAATTCGAAAAATCGGACGAAGCTCATTTCTGAACCACGTTTACGAGGGCATCACCACTAACAAGATTGTCGAGGTAGCCGGCGGCCGCGCAGGTGCATTCAAGCGCCCTCCTGTTGAAGGAGGACTCTTTTGTCGTTTACTGCAATCGCACTAGACTTGCGAACAGGCTAGAGGACGCAGCACAAGGCTTGTCACATTTGATACCGTAGGTGGATCTAAGTTAAACCGCGAGTCGGCAGAGAGCTTCTTCCAATCGGGATCGGCGGAAAATTTCTCCCAATCGGCCTCAAGCGAAGTCATATCAGGAAAGCTGAGCATATAGGTAAGATTCGGGAGGTTCGGCCCGACCAGTGTATCGGCGTAGAAAACTCCCGTAGCGCCAGCTTTAGCGAAAATGCCGAACTCGCCGTTGTGAAACATCTCCACCTTTCGGACGTGATCCATGTTTGTCGGCGACTGATACTGACGAAGGTGATAGATGCGTTTTCCCTTAGTTGCAGCGGAGACTGGCGGAGTGACCTTGGGATATCCCGGGAACGTCCTCAATAGGGAACTCTCTATGCGAATGTAAGGCGGTGTGGCGGCGGGAGCATCCCAGAACGACGCAGCCGCCTTCATGAAGACAACGTCTTTCGCCAGCTCAAGGTCAGCGGTAACTAGTGTCTCCAGCTTCGAGCTTGGCATCAGCAGGTAATAGGACGGACTATCTGGTCCGAAATAAACAGAGAACGCACCGACTGGACCAATGCCAAGCCGGTTCAGTGCCGGAATTAAAGGATCCGCAAAAAAATCATTAGTGATCTTTACGCCTGGTCCACTCGCCAGATGATATCGGCGCAGATCCATGTACTCCGGCGCAGAGTTGTCCGCAGTAGAGCCTGCCTGAGCAAGTAAATTACCAGCAGTAGCAAGCGAGAGGGCTGAAGCAGCGAGAGAGCTAGAAAGAAAACTGCGACGATCCAATGAGGAATCCTCCAATAATCTTGTTATTTATTATGAATTACCGTACTGTACATTACGTTACACTATAATTATAGTCTGCGACCCCATATAAGACTCGCCAGCCAGAGTGGTCTGAAGTAGGAGGTCGCATAAAATAGTGCTAGTACAGGGGATTCAAGCTGGAGATTGCATTACATGTTTTTGGATGGACTCAGGACTTGAGAGATGGGAGAGATGAATGCCTAGCAAACGGTCGCGCGGAGAGATCCGAAACGGAAAACTTCAAAAAGTAGCAGCAGACCTGTTTCTAAAACGCGGCTATGAGGGCGTCACTATCGACAAGATCGTCGAGGTGGCAGGCGGTTCGAAGAGTACGGTGTATAGCGAATTCGGCGGGAAGTGTGGGTTGTTCATCAGCAGTATCGAAAACCTGTGCCGCGAGTCGAATGAGCCGCTAGCGAAGATTGACTACACAGGATTGAACCTTGAAGAGAGTCTGAAGAAACTCTCCTTTCACATTCTGAAGCTCATCACTGCAAAGCAGTCCGTAGACCTTCACCGTCTCGCCATTGGCGAAGCCGCGAACTGTCCCGAAGTAGGTGACGCATGGTACACACATGGTCCCGCCAGAACCGCCTCATTTATACGATCTCTGTTGGAAAGTCGACGCAAAGAGCTGCGGAAGACGGCGATTCCAATTGACCG
Coding sequences within:
- a CDS encoding SDR family NAD(P)-dependent oxidoreductase, coding for MQSDEKQGSVKANVSRRFFLAGGSAALSAVSLTGNMEGQMAQAKTEPWGRILNGRVAVVTGAARGIGRAAAVALAHSGANVVGIDICAVVDPRSGVEPASRAELDQTGEMVRSEGVQWRSFVLDQRDLPALRIAADKINAEFGHIDILFANAGIQAFRPLLLMEDADWHIQIDVNLTGTANALRAFAPYMVQQAHGRIIMTTSTQGRHGTLNGSAYSASKWGIIGLMKSAAMELGPHGVTVNCLVPGLIDTPLTRHEERYEQALQVAGRTPSGDKALDEEAARKVLQSKSILGVPWIDPSEMAPVVVFLASDAARMVSGATYDVTGGDSANNV
- a CDS encoding helix-turn-helix transcriptional regulator, coding for MTQLSQERMILVGANEPLPEDHFWFDGDGFSVYAAKQPRSTWQEHVHDCLQVTVGLEPAHMHAEWRATGMLRQSKEFIGNAVSVIPARIPHKTLWQRRATLIHIYIREEFLLRLASDVLQQDSLELQPTYLVRDLLIEELARSLYLESVDGHLNAAVASAAVTTLCVRILRAYSVREGEAAYATGGLGPAREHRVREYIEADLERDLSIQSLADVAGLSPQHFAVLFRESTGFTPHQYVNHRRIACAQELLKKGDVPLIEVSMQCGFSSQSQFITTFRKLVGMTPGRFRSSLTASHS
- a CDS encoding cupin, coding for MNNATTEKVIPTIALTEGAEIFEYSKAADPISSGATPRIPVKTFSPELYASGETRVVPLDLSEELKTDYPVTGPSVLASFVRIKSGESITTSADATSEFFYVIKGKGHTEIQQGAIEWNEGDIFALPGVAAAVHHADADTAFYMVNDSPLLAYLGVEKSRNRFQPTLYTRVMIMTELERAKNDPNAGKRSRVSVLLANKNFGQTLTITHTLWSMFGIVPPGTRQLPHRHQSVALDFAVEAKPGVYTLIGPELNPDGSIKDAIRVDWVKGAAFVTPAGYWHEHVNESGADAYVMPIQDAGLHSYLRTLDIQFYLED
- a CDS encoding cupin domain-containing protein, encoding MISKYRTIGITAVTIASLTAVLAQTGANSVASGKREILLQTTESWNGKPYTHYPTGQPQLTTIKLTIAPHTALPWHTHPFPNVVYVLSGTLTLHDKATGKTLVVHQGQAVGESVDDVHRGESGDEPTILLITYAGTPGVPTSVPAKGEKAEY
- a CDS encoding PQQ-dependent sugar dehydrogenase codes for the protein MRPSRFAKFHALAPIAFTALLPSALHAQQTITGQAAFADYTQQKPGIRRKITVADLPEPKPSESVDNGPTLVQRPDGAWPIAPTGFTVQLYAGGDAATPMQRSENKKEIHSPTSGTFVMPRIIHAAPNGDLFVADSQAGSVLVLRGVTEAGKAATISTYATGLDHPFGIAFYPAGANPQWIYIGNATTVVRFSYKSGDLKAAHAPETIVPDLPGYAQLRGGGHWTRDVVFSADGKHMLVSVGSGSNADDPDTHPGEFHRADVLEYTPEGKFVEVYAYGIRNCVGEAVNSITGQLWCSTNERDALGNNLVPDYVTSVKEGGFYGWPWFYMGGHQDPRLMGTHPELKSKVITPDVLVQPHMASLGMTFYPTSQSMFPSQYDGDGFASEHGSWNRANRGGYEVIRIPMKDGRATGEYEDFLTGFVTADGQVWGRPVGVAVGHDGALYVTDDGSRSVWRVSYTGK
- a CDS encoding aldo/keto reductase gives rise to the protein MNNQQTLTAAAAGTFTIGGDLTVNRMGYGAMRITGAGVWGPPVDKADAVATLRRAIELGVDLIDTADSYGPGTSEELIAEALYPYSNGLVIATKGGWERPGPGQWTHNASPKHLTEALEGSLKRLRLDRIDVYQLHAPDNAVSFEASIEALARLREQGKIRHVALSNVTREHVERARVIVPIVSVQNRYSFADRESDFIVDYCEQNKIAFLPWAPLGQAKEAHDAIKKVAKDLDATPLQIALAWLLKRTKVILPIPGTSSVKHLEENIAAAGVELPQAAYDKLAAVSHPPASLRG
- a CDS encoding aldo/keto reductase → MNTRRDFLSRSVKGSAMVAAAAILGSASSASQLFEVDSLEQAFNSDDDGHYKPAFRFGIGGVPLGNEFAVVTDDDAYATIEAAWSAGVRYYDMAPWYGLGLAERRFGNFLHNKSRKEFVVSSKVGKLLKASKTAKKNGYFPFSPSPNDVTYDYTASGVRRSIEDSLQRLGIDSLDIAFVHDLSSDNKYLPTPWQEQFEIARKGAFPELTRMREEGLIKGWGIGVNTPEPIMRLLEVADPDVCLLASQYSLIDHKNALDQLFPAAKAKNVSFVIGSSLNAGFISGSPRYNYGKESYRIPSAFLEKRTKLRDVASNHGVDLRTAALQFSAAPDIAAALVVGASSEQQILADYTSMQTKVPAEFWADLKAKNLIEQNAPVPA
- a CDS encoding cupin domain-containing protein — its product is MSAIAAMNGIVSSLWAGIFVVEPSGKTDIHHHGEQDTVVYVLEGEACVRWGDTGEYSLTVGAGDFLHVPSWLPHQELNPSKERPFRWVVVRSTPEPIVVNLPDDFWTSTDPTPLERKRQ
- a CDS encoding NIPSNAP family protein, with the protein product MDRRSFLSSSLAASALSLATAGNLLAQAGSTADNSAPEYMDLRRYHLASGPGVKITNDFFADPLIPALNRLGIGPVGAFSVYFGPDSPSYYLLMPSSKLETLVTADLELAKDVVFMKAAASFWDAPAATPPYIRIESSLLRTFPGYPKVTPPVSAATKGKRIYHLRQYQSPTNMDHVRKVEMFHNGEFGIFAKAGATGVFYADTLVGPNLPNLTYMLSFPDMTSLEADWEKFSADPDWKKLSADSRFNLDPPTVSNVTSLVLRPLACSQV
- a CDS encoding TetR/AcrR family transcriptional regulator; this translates as MPSKRSRGEIRNGKLQKVAADLFLKRGYEGVTIDKIVEVAGGSKSTVYSEFGGKCGLFISSIENLCRESNEPLAKIDYTGLNLEESLKKLSFHILKLITAKQSVDLHRLAIGEAANCPEVGDAWYTHGPARTASFIRSLLESRRKELRKTAIPIDRIAVILHDSLTGDILYRLLAGVGKQVNDAELKRLAGASVDLILGNVLCD